In uncultured Fibrobacter sp., the sequence TTAAACAAAGCAGCATATTGCTGAGTTGTAGGCAAGTCCCAACCATCCGGGCAATAGCTTAAAGCAGCATTCCAAGTATAAAGACGGCCATCGGCATCACAGTTAGAAGAAATGCCGCCATAACAATCAGACTCACCTTCTTCCGTATTTGCATAGTTCAAGTTCTCAGCCATCCAGGTTTCGGAGTAAACAACGTTCCCGGAATCATTTTTTGCGATGACATCAACATACTTGTAAGGACGGCCATCGCGCGTGTCGCAGAACTGCTTGCGGATATCGTAGCGTGAACTTGCATGACCGTTACACCAGTTGCTGTTCTGTCCTTCGGGGATGCAGCAGGCGATAGCTTCTTTAATCTGGCCATCGACGCACATATGAGTCTCAAGTTCGTACGATTGACCGGAGCACAATGCAACGACCCTCGGTTTAGTTCCACTCGAATCGCAGTACTGAAGTTCCGTATCGTACGTGTCATCCCCGCAAAGGGCAACGAGCGAGTCATTCGCATCACAGAAATAACTAGTTCTGGTATAGACCCCATCCTCACTAAGTTGACCAAGGCCTTCGGGTTCCTTGTGACAACGTGGTTCGGCCCCAAAGTCGTCACCAGCACAGAACTGAGTCGTGAAGTCATAGGTTTTTGCATTGCACAAAGGCACAAGGAGGTCCGTCACATCGCAGAAATAGGATTCCACGTCATAGGTACCATCGGCATTAAGGCTTTGTTCGAAACCTTCCAATGCTTTGTGGCAGAGCGGGTAGACATTCAGGTCGAACGCACAGAACTGGGTCGCCGGGTCGTAAGAACCAGTACCGCAAGAGGCCTTGAACTGCGTTACAAACTTTTCACCACAGGTTACAACGACCTGGCCATTTTCGCCTTCCGTAAGCGTGCAGCCTTCACCGGCTTCACCTTTTTCTCCGTTCTTGATGGTTCCTACGGACTTGCCATCGCAAGTAATCTCAAATCCGGTCTTGTCCTTGTTGGCCTTGGCAGTGCAACCTGTACCGTTTTCGCCATCTTCGCCCTTGTCGCCCTGGGCACCCTTTTTGCCATCCTCGCCATCTTCACCATTCTTGACAGTTCCTACAGTCTTGCCAGCGCAAACGATATCAAAACCGGTCTTGTCCTTGGTCTGCTTGGCAGTGCAGCTCGTGCCGCTATCGCCATCGGCACCCTTGGCACCCTTGTCGCCCTTGGCACCTTTGTCGCCATCCTTACCATTGACCTGAATCCAGCCGTCGCTGGAGCAACCGTACACCTTTGCGGAATCTTTCACGTATATGAGAGTGCCTTCAATATCTTCTTCGCACTTCGGGAGTTCCTTGAATTTCTTGACAGTGTCGACAGAAGCGTTCTCACTCACATTGGTCACCTTGGTGACTTCGTCGCTGCAAGCAACCATAAGTGCTAGGCCCGCAACAAAACCAGATGTAACAAGTATGCTTTTTCTCATAGAGAGTTCCTTTTTTTATTCATAAAAAAAATGTATCAATTTTGTATCCAAATGTATGTTTTTTTTAAACATCTGTAAAACGATTACCTTTATGTTACAATTAATTTACATTGCATGTAGGGTTAATCAGGCTTTCGTTCGCCAAAATTTAAAAAAAAACCAATTTCTTGTTGATTTCGGCAGTAACAGTTAAAACTGCTCCAGCAGTCTGATGCGTTCGGGAGTGTCCGGGTGTGTACAGAACACCAGGTTCACCTTCGCGACAAGGCCCGTAAGCCCGCCATCGTCTTCTTCGTCGGGATGGACTATATAGAGTTGCGCCACGTCTTCGCGCCTTACCTGGCCAAGGCCCGGCGCAGAAGATATCTTCCGCAAGGCAGAGGCAAGTGCCACGGGATTGCCACAGAGTTCCGCCCCACCGGCGTCGGCCACATATTCACGGCGGCGAGAAATGGCAAGCCTCGTGAGCGTGCCAAAGAAGAACGCGACAGATGAACATATGAGCAAAAGCAGCGCGGCAGCGACAACAATCAAGATGCCGCCACCCCCCTTGTTGCGACGACCGCGACCCACAGCCACCACACGCCCTATATTCGCAAGTATCTTCACAGAAATGGTCATGAGCGTCGAGAATATCCCGACAAACACAATGCACACCACCAGCAAGCGCGTATCGCGGTTCTTTATGTGGGTGAGCTCGTGAGCGACTACGGCAGCGAGTTCATCGTCGTCCAGAGCATCGATAATCCCCGTCGTGAGCGTAACCGTATAAGACTTGTCATCGATTCCGCTCGCAAAGGCGTTCATGCCCGGATCGTCGATGATGTTGATTTTGGGCATGTAGATATTGCCCGCTATGCAAAGGTTCTCGACAATATTATAGACACGCAAGTTCTCCTTGCGTTCCAAGGGGCGGGCACCCGTGGCTTTGCGGATAATCGCCGTATTCGCAAAATACGCGATAATAAACCACACGGCAGTCACGCCAAGCGCATAAGGCAGCGCATCCACAAAAAACGCCCAAATCAGCGGCCAATGCAACACATCGGTCGAGAGATTGTCGACACACAGGTGGGAATACGGATTCTCCGAATAACAAAATACACCACAGAGATCAAGCCCCGCAATGACCATCAACACCATCGCAAGTAAAATGACCGGGAACAGGAACAACAAAATGACCGTGTTCCGGTTGTTTCGCCAAATCTGGGTCTGGATACCGACGTATTTCATTACAGGTCGCTCGCGCCGCTCGCTTCGAGGCACGGGCTCGATTGCTTACGCAATCTTCGAGGTATGAGGTAGATAGTGGTTAGTAAACAGTGGTTAGTGGTTAGGAGCAATCTCCGAGCTTGTCCTTTAACTGCTTACTAATCGCCTTAATCCTCACCGCTCGTGCCTCGTGCCCCGAGCCTCGCGCCTCGTAGCTCTAAAACTTCACCTCGGGGGCTTTGTTCAGGGTCTCGCGGCCTTCGCTGGCCTCGTACATGGGAGCGCGGCTGAAATGGAACATCCCGGCGATAATGTTGGAGGGGAACACTTCGCAGGCGTTGTTGAATTCGCGCGTCGCGGAATTGAAGAAGCGGCGGGCAGCGGAAAGCTTGTTCTCAATGTCGGCAAGTTCTGTCTGCAACTGCAAGAAGCCTTGGTTCGCCTTGAGTTCCGGGTAAGCCTCCAGCGAGACCTTGAGCCCGGCAAGCGCACCGGTCAGCGCCTTGTCGGCAGCGACCTTTTCGTCGACCGTTCTTGCCCCCATCGCGGCGGCACGGGCAGCAGTCACCCTTTCAAGAGTTTCCTTTTCGTGGGTCGCGTAACCCTGGACCGTATTCACCAGCTGCGGCACCAGGTCGTAACGCTGTTTGAGCTGCACTTCGATGTTCGAAAACGCGTTCTCGCGGTTGTTGCGGAGCTTCACGAGACCATTGTACATAGAAATGGCCAATACAATCAGAATGACTACAACGACAGCGACAACAATTCCTACTGTCATAAGGACTCCTCTGCTAAAGTTTACTTGACGTACATTATAGAAAATAGAAGTTACAAAACAAAGAACGAGACAGAAATATTAGTCTGCCAAAGCGGCTCGTCCGAATGAATCGTGTAATAGACCATCTCTCCGGCCCGCAACTGAACACGGTTAAGCAGGGTCAGAGTCGCTCCGGCATACTGTGAGAAGATAAAGGGGCCGGCCTCTAACATTGCGTCGTAATCTCCCGGTTCTTCAACATTTCCTAAGTAGACCTCATCCCACACAAACGGCAGATAGAGTCCCGTTGAAAAATTTAGGGACCATTTACTTGTAATAAATATACTCGAATATGTAAACAGGCTAAGGTTTATGTTTTTCTGGTAATGCCCCTCCTCAAAATCGCCTTCCGATTTTCTATCTAACCAGTTATC encodes:
- a CDS encoding LemA family protein, producing the protein MTVGIVVAVVVVILIVLAISMYNGLVKLRNNRENAFSNIEVQLKQRYDLVPQLVNTVQGYATHEKETLERVTAARAAAMGARTVDEKVAADKALTGALAGLKVSLEAYPELKANQGFLQLQTELADIENKLSAARRFFNSATREFNNACEVFPSNIIAGMFHFSRAPMYEASEGRETLNKAPEVKF
- a CDS encoding FISUMP domain-containing protein; its protein translation is MRKSILVTSGFVAGLALMVACSDEVTKVTNVSENASVDTVKKFKELPKCEEDIEGTLIYVKDSAKVYGCSSDGWIQVNGKDGDKGAKGDKGAKGADGDSGTSCTAKQTKDKTGFDIVCAGKTVGTVKNGEDGEDGKKGAQGDKGEDGENGTGCTAKANKDKTGFEITCDGKSVGTIKNGEKGEAGEGCTLTEGENGQVVVTCGEKFVTQFKASCGTGSYDPATQFCAFDLNVYPLCHKALEGFEQSLNADGTYDVESYFCDVTDLLVPLCNAKTYDFTTQFCAGDDFGAEPRCHKEPEGLGQLSEDGVYTRTSYFCDANDSLVALCGDDTYDTELQYCDSSGTKPRVVALCSGQSYELETHMCVDGQIKEAIACCIPEGQNSNWCNGHASSRYDIRKQFCDTRDGRPYKYVDVIAKNDSGNVVYSETWMAENLNYANTEEGESDCYGGISSNCDADGRLYTWNAALSYCPDGWDLPTTQQYAALFKAGEKYGISYSFLAQKAGYIASAGWTGRGRASMMWTSEESKEEADKAYRIYFSGDEYRNTSTNLKDHFKSVICIKHK
- a CDS encoding M48 family metallopeptidase yields the protein MKYVGIQTQIWRNNRNTVILLFLFPVILLAMVLMVIAGLDLCGVFCYSENPYSHLCVDNLSTDVLHWPLIWAFFVDALPYALGVTAVWFIIAYFANTAIIRKATGARPLERKENLRVYNIVENLCIAGNIYMPKINIIDDPGMNAFASGIDDKSYTVTLTTGIIDALDDDELAAVVAHELTHIKNRDTRLLVVCIVFVGIFSTLMTISVKILANIGRVVAVGRGRRNKGGGGILIVVAAALLLLICSSVAFFFGTLTRLAISRRREYVADAGGAELCGNPVALASALRKISSAPGLGQVRREDVAQLYIVHPDEEDDGGLTGLVAKVNLVFCTHPDTPERIRLLEQF